One region of Turicibacter bilis genomic DNA includes:
- a CDS encoding metal ABC transporter solute-binding protein, Zn/Mn family, which produces MMKKYLIFLLCIITLGCTHTTNENKTTSTLKVATTIYPLTYFTQQIGGQYVNTTQLVQDEADIHNYKLTVNALNTAQKSDLVIYIDPTLEPYTLDLTSIIDEQHIPSINMLTEVKKQTAPEIGQGQTLISGTLTVEESSGHSQAIPQHKDGRSEQTLSKVYNHLWLHPSYAIIMCEVIKNELTAFRPEYEAIFQANYNQLKEKLLTLNQAFESLSDAPNKYFITTHDAFSTWQSYGLIQIPILDYYENKLPQQDLQQLINTSLTLNLYYLFQEPNIDSSIIEQIQNSLNLESIPLYTLATLTEEQIQNGDDYFSIMYENINHLKRELY; this is translated from the coding sequence ATGATGAAAAAATATCTTATTTTCCTACTTTGTATCATCACCTTAGGATGTACTCACACAACTAACGAAAACAAAACGACGTCTACCCTCAAAGTAGCCACAACCATTTACCCATTAACCTATTTTACCCAGCAAATTGGAGGTCAATACGTCAACACAACCCAACTAGTACAAGACGAAGCTGATATCCACAACTATAAGCTCACGGTAAACGCCTTAAACACTGCTCAAAAATCAGACTTAGTCATTTACATCGATCCAACCCTCGAACCTTATACCCTCGACCTTACCTCTATTATTGACGAGCAACATATTCCTTCAATTAATATGTTAACCGAAGTAAAAAAACAAACAGCCCCCGAAATTGGACAAGGACAAACCCTCATTAGTGGAACACTCACCGTCGAAGAATCATCTGGACACTCCCAAGCTATCCCACAACATAAAGATGGTCGCTCAGAACAAACCTTGTCTAAAGTATATAACCATCTTTGGCTACATCCATCGTATGCTATCATCATGTGTGAAGTCATCAAAAATGAACTCACCGCATTTCGACCAGAATACGAAGCTATCTTCCAAGCAAACTACAATCAATTAAAGGAAAAACTCCTCACACTCAATCAAGCCTTCGAAAGCTTAAGTGATGCTCCAAACAAATATTTCATCACGACACATGACGCGTTCTCTACATGGCAAAGTTATGGACTCATTCAAATCCCCATCCTAGACTATTATGAAAACAAACTCCCACAACAAGACCTTCAGCAGCTCATCAATACCTCGCTAACATTAAACCTATACTACCTTTTCCAAGAACCTAACATCGACTCAAGCATCATCGAACAAATCCAAAACAGTCTTAACCTAGAAAGCATCCCCCTCTATACCCTCGCCACCCTCACCGAAGAACAAATCCAAAACGGTGACGACTACTTTAGCATCATGTACGAAAACATCAATCATTTAAAACGTGAACTCTATTAA
- the holB gene encoding DNA polymerase III subunit delta', translating into MRGWEKVSDRQSEVVRFLVNSYHKNRLVHAYILEGAKGVGKLFVAKNFAKMLLCESEDKICGTCRSCQMIENEGHVNVYVIRPEGNSIKKEQIQTLQSEFSKMAAENSAKVYIIEDADKMSVSAANSLLKFLEEPMKNTYALLLTENKQMLLPTIRSRAVILSFKSLPHEELIKQYCEAGVNQYAAIVASLTQNLDEGIKLAESERLASLIDFVLKTEDCFVKTKLDPSILFMQHQDLFKEKDSQLLYLKLFMIYYEDVLRMKLGKTEQLAFRLYPSSLSTSEQANTTTSCLNKLRALLEAEKRLMANANVMLCFDQLFLEMRGGF; encoded by the coding sequence GTGCGCGGATGGGAAAAAGTTTCAGATCGCCAGTCTGAGGTGGTTCGATTTTTAGTGAATAGTTATCATAAGAATCGCTTAGTTCATGCGTATATTTTAGAGGGCGCTAAAGGTGTCGGAAAGTTGTTTGTTGCGAAGAATTTTGCTAAAATGTTATTGTGTGAATCAGAGGATAAGATTTGTGGAACGTGTCGAAGTTGTCAGATGATTGAGAATGAGGGACACGTGAATGTTTATGTGATTCGCCCAGAAGGAAATAGTATTAAAAAGGAGCAGATTCAGACGTTGCAATCGGAGTTTTCAAAGATGGCGGCGGAGAATTCGGCGAAGGTTTATATTATTGAAGATGCTGATAAGATGTCGGTGAGTGCAGCGAATAGTTTGTTAAAGTTTTTAGAGGAGCCAATGAAGAATACTTATGCGCTTTTATTAACGGAGAATAAACAGATGTTGTTACCGACGATTCGTTCACGCGCGGTTATCCTTTCTTTTAAATCGTTACCCCATGAGGAGTTAATTAAGCAGTACTGTGAAGCGGGAGTGAATCAGTATGCGGCGATTGTCGCGTCGTTAACGCAAAATTTAGATGAAGGGATTAAGTTAGCGGAATCGGAGCGTTTGGCATCGTTAATTGATTTTGTTTTGAAAACTGAGGATTGTTTTGTAAAGACGAAGTTAGATCCGTCTATTTTGTTCATGCAACATCAGGATCTTTTTAAGGAAAAGGATTCTCAGTTATTATATTTAAAGCTTTTTATGATTTATTATGAGGATGTACTAAGGATGAAGCTAGGTAAGACTGAGCAGCTTGCTTTTAGGTTGTATCCTTCTTCACTTTCCACAAGTGAGCAAGCAAATACGACGACGTCGTGTTTGAATAAGTTGCGTGCGCTTTTGGAGGCGGAGAAGCGTTTGATGGCGAATGCGAATGTGATGCTTTGTTTTGATCAGTTATTCTTAGAGATGAGAGGAGGATTTTAG
- the truA gene encoding tRNA pseudouridine(38-40) synthase TruA: MKRIKCTVAYDGTLFNGYQRQPGQRTVQGEIEAALEKICKVPITIHSSGRTDTGVHAYGQVFHFDSEVNMDGTRYVRALNSMLPEDIYVLDSHEVHPEFHSRYHGKIKEYRYKLSLNTYNPMKRHYVYYHRRPLDVAKMREAMTYLLGTHDFTSFCGNLDEINKERTIYRAELLDEEGELTFIFVGNGFLRYMIRIMVGTLIQVGEGRKQPEDIKKILEMRDRRLAGHTAKPQGLYLQRVDYPEELLKPLTDIEE; encoded by the coding sequence ATGAAAAGAATTAAGTGTACGGTGGCGTATGATGGAACGTTATTTAATGGTTATCAGCGTCAGCCAGGACAGCGTACGGTTCAAGGTGAGATTGAGGCAGCATTAGAGAAGATTTGTAAGGTACCGATTACGATTCATAGTTCAGGACGTACGGATACAGGTGTTCATGCTTATGGACAGGTATTTCATTTTGATAGTGAGGTTAATATGGATGGAACGCGTTATGTTAGGGCGCTCAATTCGATGTTACCAGAGGATATTTATGTTTTAGATAGCCATGAGGTTCATCCTGAGTTTCATTCGCGCTATCATGGTAAGATTAAAGAGTATCGCTATAAGTTGTCATTAAATACGTATAATCCCATGAAGCGTCATTATGTTTATTATCATCGTCGTCCGTTGGATGTGGCGAAGATGCGTGAGGCGATGACGTATTTATTAGGAACGCATGATTTTACATCGTTTTGTGGGAACTTAGATGAGATCAATAAAGAGCGTACGATTTATCGGGCGGAGTTGCTTGATGAAGAGGGTGAGTTAACATTTATTTTTGTTGGAAATGGATTTTTACGATATATGATTCGTATTATGGTTGGGACGCTCATTCAGGTCGGTGAAGGGCGTAAACAACCAGAAGATATTAAAAAAATCCTTGAAATGAGGGATCGTCGTTTAGCAGGACATACGGCTAAACCACAGGGGCTTTATTTACAGCGTGTCGATTATCCAGAGGAATTATTGAAACCTTTGACGGATATCGAGGAGTAA
- a CDS encoding energy-coupling factor transporter transmembrane component T family protein: MNGIVIGQYLPGQSFWHRLDPRAKLVATSLFVVASFLIDSWLFMGLLIVAELVAMTLTKIPLNYFMRSLKPVFFFVILTFVLQIIFNRQGQVIFSLGPIEIYDEGLNLGFFMSIRLIIVVLISTLLTLTTKPSDLTLALESLFKPLKKIGFPVSELALMISIALRFIPTLFEETQKILKAQASRGVDISEGKFKDKVMQLISLLVPLFILSFKRADELANAMEVRGYVPGRLRTSINRLNWKVSDTVLVLVCGALFIGAIIF; encoded by the coding sequence GTGAATGGGATTGTTATTGGTCAATACTTACCAGGTCAATCATTTTGGCATCGACTAGATCCACGTGCTAAGCTTGTGGCGACGTCATTATTCGTGGTGGCAAGCTTTTTGATTGATAGTTGGTTATTCATGGGGTTGTTAATTGTAGCGGAGTTAGTCGCCATGACGTTAACGAAAATTCCATTGAATTATTTTATGAGAAGTTTAAAACCTGTGTTTTTCTTTGTAATTTTAACGTTTGTTTTGCAAATAATTTTTAATAGGCAAGGCCAGGTTATTTTTAGTTTAGGACCGATTGAAATTTATGATGAAGGCTTAAATTTAGGATTCTTTATGAGTATCCGATTAATCATTGTTGTGTTGATTTCAACACTTCTAACGTTGACGACGAAGCCGTCTGATTTAACGTTAGCACTGGAGTCATTATTTAAGCCTTTAAAGAAGATCGGATTCCCTGTATCTGAGTTAGCCTTGATGATTTCAATTGCACTGCGATTTATTCCAACGTTATTCGAGGAGACTCAAAAGATTTTAAAGGCGCAGGCGTCACGTGGTGTGGATATTAGTGAAGGAAAATTTAAAGATAAGGTGATGCAACTGATTTCTCTGCTTGTACCTTTATTCATTTTATCCTTCAAACGTGCCGATGAGTTGGCGAATGCGATGGAGGTTCGTGGTTATGTGCCGGGGCGTTTGAGAACGAGTATTAATCGTTTAAATTGGAAAGTATCAGATACGGTGCTTGTTTTAGTTTGTGGGGCTCTATTTATTGGGGCAATTATTTTTTAA
- the tmk gene encoding dTMP kinase, translated as MSGLFITLEGGEGAGKTTIANAVIDKLSTLGIETLYTREPGGIKIAEKIREVILDRDHTEMDCRTEALLYAAARRQHLVEKVKPAMDEGRIVLCDRFVDSSIVYQGYARGIGMDEVREINQFAIEGFMPDLTIFFDIKPEIGLARIAANDSREVNRLDLEGLAFHELVYEGYKKQAKMNPERIVSVDATKSVEALTDEVCALILSKLNK; from the coding sequence ATGAGTGGATTATTTATTACACTAGAAGGCGGAGAAGGTGCCGGAAAGACGACGATTGCGAATGCGGTAATCGATAAGTTATCAACACTTGGAATCGAGACGTTATATACACGTGAACCGGGTGGGATTAAGATTGCTGAGAAAATTCGTGAGGTCATTTTAGATCGTGATCATACGGAGATGGATTGTCGTACGGAAGCTTTACTTTACGCTGCTGCCCGTCGTCAACATTTAGTTGAGAAGGTGAAACCGGCTATGGATGAAGGTCGTATTGTGTTATGCGATCGCTTTGTGGATAGTTCAATTGTGTATCAAGGTTATGCTCGTGGCATTGGGATGGATGAAGTTCGTGAGATTAATCAGTTCGCGATTGAAGGGTTTATGCCGGATTTAACAATCTTTTTTGATATTAAGCCTGAAATTGGGTTAGCTCGTATTGCAGCGAATGATTCTCGTGAGGTAAATCGTTTAGATTTAGAGGGATTAGCCTTCCATGAGTTAGTTTATGAAGGATATAAAAAGCAAGCAAAAATGAATCCAGAGCGTATTGTTTCTGTGGATGCGACAAAGTCTGTTGAGGCATTGACAGATGAGGTTTGTGCATTAATTTTAAGTAAGTTGAATAAATAA
- a CDS encoding PSP1 domain-containing protein, with the protein MQYEVVGVQFKQVGKKYFFDPNGFELKKGDYVLVETVRGMEFGTVVIAPKLVGEEDVFLPLKPVMRIATEEDIEKHRQNKADEAYAIEACEQLIVKNKLDMQLLGCEYTFDRTKLIFYFTAEGRVDFRQLVKDLAYTFRLRIELRQIGVRDAAKMIGGLGPCGRVLCCTSFLGEFATVTIKMAKNQQLSLNPSKISGICGKLLCCLKYENETYVELMKRLPDVGNRVLTELGEGRVRSINMISETLMVEYKDTIRKHDASEILKILDRKVKKEEIQIDPELKQLID; encoded by the coding sequence ATGCAATATGAAGTAGTAGGGGTTCAGTTTAAGCAGGTTGGGAAGAAGTATTTCTTTGATCCAAATGGGTTTGAGCTTAAAAAAGGCGATTATGTTTTAGTTGAAACGGTTCGCGGGATGGAGTTTGGTACGGTTGTAATTGCTCCGAAGCTGGTTGGTGAGGAAGATGTGTTTTTACCGCTAAAACCTGTGATGCGAATTGCGACGGAAGAGGATATTGAGAAGCATCGTCAAAATAAGGCGGATGAAGCTTATGCAATTGAGGCTTGTGAGCAGTTAATCGTTAAAAATAAGTTAGATATGCAGCTTTTAGGTTGTGAATATACGTTTGATCGTACGAAGTTAATTTTCTATTTTACGGCTGAAGGTCGCGTCGATTTTAGACAGTTAGTTAAGGATTTAGCGTATACGTTCCGTTTACGTATTGAACTTCGTCAAATTGGGGTTCGTGATGCAGCAAAAATGATTGGTGGATTAGGTCCATGTGGACGTGTGTTATGTTGTACATCATTTTTAGGGGAGTTTGCAACGGTAACGATTAAGATGGCGAAAAATCAACAGTTATCATTAAATCCATCAAAGATTTCGGGGATTTGTGGAAAACTTTTATGTTGTTTAAAATACGAGAATGAGACGTATGTGGAATTAATGAAACGATTACCTGACGTTGGAAACCGCGTGTTAACAGAGTTAGGGGAAGGGCGTGTTCGTTCAATTAATATGATTTCTGAAACGTTAATGGTGGAGTACAAAGATACAATCCGTAAACATGACGCCTCAGAAATCCTTAAAATCTTAGACCGTAAAGTCAAAAAAGAAGAAATCCAAATCGATCCAG